A genome region from Phalacrocorax carbo chromosome 27, bPhaCar2.1, whole genome shotgun sequence includes the following:
- the RARG gene encoding retinoic acid receptor gamma isoform X2: MYDCLEALAGPRRLHDVTNRGACALRKAGYGPRCGALPPFAWPPPARRAVESQGRSSEEMVPSSPSPPPPPPRVYKPCFVCSDKSSGYHYGVSSCEGCKGFFRRSIQKNMVYTCHRDKNCQINKVTRNRCQFCRLQKCFEVGMSKEAVRNDRNKKKKEVKEEATAESYELSPELEELVQKVSKAHRETFPSLCQLGKYTTNSSADHRVQLDLELWDKFSELATKCIIKIVEFAKRLPGFTALTMADQITLLKAACLDILMHNAGFGPLTDLVFAFAGQLLPLEMDDTETGLLSAICLICGDRMDLEEPEKVEKLQEPLLEALKVYARRRRPRQPHMFPRMLMKITDLRGISTKGAERAITLKMEIPGPMPPLIREMLENPEMFQEEEEAQPPLPPEPPAPQDSPPASP, encoded by the exons ATGTACGACTGCCTGGAGGCGctggcggggccgcggcggctgCACGACGTGACGAACCGCGGGGCCTGCGCGCTGCGCAAGGCGGGCTACGGGCCGCGCTGCGGGGCCCTGCCGCCCTTCGCCtggccgccgcccgcccgccgcg ccgtGGAGAGCCAGGGCAGGAGCTCGGAGGAGATGGTGCCCAGCTCGCCctcgccgcccccccccccgccccgcgtcTACAAGCCCTGCTTCGTCTGCAGCGACAAGTCCTCGGGGTACCACTACGGCGTCAGCTCCTGCGAGGGCTGCAAg ggattTTTCCGCCGCAGCATCCAGAAGAACATGGTGTACACGTGCCACCGGGACAAGAACTGCCAGATCAACAAGGTGACGCGCAACCGGTGCCAGTTCTGCCGCCTCCAGAAGTGCTTCGAGGTCGGCATGTCCAAGGAAG CCGTCCGCAACGACAGGaacaagaagaagaaggaggtgAAGGAGGAGGCGACGGCCGAGAGCTACGAGCTGAGCccggagctggaggagctggtgcaGAAGGTCAGCAAAGCCCACCGGGAgaccttcccctccctctgccagctggGCAAGTACACCACG AACTCGAGCGCGGACCACCGGGTGCAGCTGGACCTGGAGCTGTGGGATAAATTCAGCGAATTGGCCACCAAATGCATCATTAAAATCGTGGAGTTCGCCAAGCGCCTGCCCGGCTTCACCGCCCTCACCATGGCCGACCAGATCACCCTGCTCAAGGCCGCCTGCCTCGATATCCTg ATGCACAACGCCGGCTTCGGGCCCCTCACCGACCTGGTGTTCGCCTTCGCCGGGCAGCTGCTGCCGCTGGAGATGGACGACACGGAGACGGGGCTGCTCAGTGCCATCTGCCTCATCTGCGGAG ACCGCATGGACCTGGAGGAGCCCGAGAAGGTGGAGAAGCTGCAGGAGCCGCTGCTGGAGGCCCTCAAGGTGTACGCgcggcgccgccggccccgccagccccaCATGTTCCCCCGCATGCTCATGAAGATCACCGACCTGCGCGGCATCAGCACCAAGG GCGCGGAGCGAGCCATCACGCTGAAGATGGAGATCCCGGGGCCGATGCCCCCCCTCATCCGGGAGATGCTGGAGAACCCCGAGATgttccaggaggaggaggaggcgcagccccccctgcccccggagccccccgccccccaggacagcccccccgcctccccatag
- the RARG gene encoding retinoic acid receptor gamma isoform X1: MYDCLEALAGPRRLHDVTNRGACALRKAGYGPRCGALPPFAWPPPARRAVESQGRSSEEMVPSSPSPPPPPPRVYKPCFVCSDKSSGYHYGVSSCEGCKGFFRRSIQKNMVYTCHRDKNCQINKVTRNRCQFCRLQKCFEVGMSKEAVRNDRNKKKKEVKEEATAESYELSPELEELVQKVSKAHRETFPSLCQLGKYTTNSSADHRVQLDLELWDKFSELATKCIIKIVEFAKRLPGFTALTMADQITLLKAACLDILMLRICTRYTPEQDTMTFSDGLTLNRTQMHNAGFGPLTDLVFAFAGQLLPLEMDDTETGLLSAICLICGDRMDLEEPEKVEKLQEPLLEALKVYARRRRPRQPHMFPRMLMKITDLRGISTKGAERAITLKMEIPGPMPPLIREMLENPEMFQEEEEAQPPLPPEPPAPQDSPPASP; this comes from the exons ATGTACGACTGCCTGGAGGCGctggcggggccgcggcggctgCACGACGTGACGAACCGCGGGGCCTGCGCGCTGCGCAAGGCGGGCTACGGGCCGCGCTGCGGGGCCCTGCCGCCCTTCGCCtggccgccgcccgcccgccgcg ccgtGGAGAGCCAGGGCAGGAGCTCGGAGGAGATGGTGCCCAGCTCGCCctcgccgcccccccccccgccccgcgtcTACAAGCCCTGCTTCGTCTGCAGCGACAAGTCCTCGGGGTACCACTACGGCGTCAGCTCCTGCGAGGGCTGCAAg ggattTTTCCGCCGCAGCATCCAGAAGAACATGGTGTACACGTGCCACCGGGACAAGAACTGCCAGATCAACAAGGTGACGCGCAACCGGTGCCAGTTCTGCCGCCTCCAGAAGTGCTTCGAGGTCGGCATGTCCAAGGAAG CCGTCCGCAACGACAGGaacaagaagaagaaggaggtgAAGGAGGAGGCGACGGCCGAGAGCTACGAGCTGAGCccggagctggaggagctggtgcaGAAGGTCAGCAAAGCCCACCGGGAgaccttcccctccctctgccagctggGCAAGTACACCACG AACTCGAGCGCGGACCACCGGGTGCAGCTGGACCTGGAGCTGTGGGATAAATTCAGCGAATTGGCCACCAAATGCATCATTAAAATCGTGGAGTTCGCCAAGCGCCTGCCCGGCTTCACCGCCCTCACCATGGCCGACCAGATCACCCTGCTCAAGGCCGCCTGCCTCGATATCCTg ATGCTGCGGATCTGCACGCGCTACACGCCGGAGCAGGACACCATGACCTTCTCGGACGGGCTGACGCTGAACCGCACGCAGATGCACAACGCCGGCTTCGGGCCCCTCACCGACCTGGTGTTCGCCTTCGCCGGGCAGCTGCTGCCGCTGGAGATGGACGACACGGAGACGGGGCTGCTCAGTGCCATCTGCCTCATCTGCGGAG ACCGCATGGACCTGGAGGAGCCCGAGAAGGTGGAGAAGCTGCAGGAGCCGCTGCTGGAGGCCCTCAAGGTGTACGCgcggcgccgccggccccgccagccccaCATGTTCCCCCGCATGCTCATGAAGATCACCGACCTGCGCGGCATCAGCACCAAGG GCGCGGAGCGAGCCATCACGCTGAAGATGGAGATCCCGGGGCCGATGCCCCCCCTCATCCGGGAGATGCTGGAGAACCCCGAGATgttccaggaggaggaggaggcgcagccccccctgcccccggagccccccgccccccaggacagcccccccgcctccccatag